The genomic region taaaatgttttccCTTTTGTGTGGTATATTGTTTTATGGCATGGATCAAGGTATTCAGCAGTATACATAAttccacacacaaatgcaatttTGGAGAGATTTTATTACATGTAAATGGATGCAGGTAAAATATAAAGTATTTACAAAATAAGCAGGACTTTATATACTAAGCATCATATTTATTAATCTGCTAGTAAAATCATTGTAATTGCTGTACAGTAGCTAATGCCATCAACGTCACTACTCAGAGAGAACACCTATTTCTCAAAGATCCATTGATTTTCTGCAGAACACACCTCGAGAATGAGAGTGGGTTTGTAAAAGGAGTTCCTACAGTTGTGAATTTTCTGCGTGGGTTAAACTGTATAGAATGAACAGTCTATAGAGTTCTATTGAGGTATAGTTACAACATATACATAACATATACATAAATAACATATAAATAACAAAGTCAACATATTCACTCTGCAccattcctcctctctgttaatctctcctcccttttatTCTCACCAGATCTCAGTCAGCACTGTCTCTGTCCATCATCTCACTGTGAGCATTATGCAGCTGGACTTAAGTCTCATAAAATAAATGTTAATCATAAAACTTAGCTTTTGTAATCCAGACCAGACTGTGTTCTCAAAGTGTACTACATCAAAAGCAAAATCTTAAAGAGAACAAAACTGAACACAAGAGGAAATTGTAACACCGATGACACAAACAACTGTTCTCCTATAGCACCTATTTCTTGCAGATCCATTTATTTCTTGTAGAACACACCTCATTCCATTTtgttataaatattttttttgttttctcgcCTTTTCCATATTCATACATGcatgacagagagtgagaggagtaaGGGGCGAGAGGAAGAGGTACAGGAGGTCCTGACAtcagggcagggtggggtggagtTGTTGTCCCTTATCATGCCTTGGCAGATGTAGCATGGTACAGTTAACATCTGGGGGGCCTCCAGCCCCTGAGACAACAGTCCATCAGCAGAATTCACTCATTGGTAACAAGAAACCATTTTGAAAGACAAGGATATTATTTGTGAAAAACTGTGAAACCTGACATTGTATCCTCAAACTTCTATACTCCTTACTGATTCATAATATTAAACTAGGTTAAGTCAAGAGAGTTAGTGTTGTCCATGAGTGTTTGTTTTGGCCTTAGGCATGTCCAGGTGGTAGTGATGATGCCGGACCCAGTAGAACACCCATTCCAGAACCAAGCGTCTTGCTCCGGGTACCGTATATCCGTTGGTTACGCCATTGCACCGAAACCCCAATTTCTGGTACAGCTTGTGGGCGGCTGGCGAATATGAGGTGGTTCCCAAAACGACCGAAGGGTTTCCGCGAGCTGAAGCAAATTCTAGAACTTTCTGACCCAGCAATTCGCCGACCCCGCGCCGTCTACAGCTTCGGTCCACAGCCATACGCTTCAGCTCCACAGCACCATCTCCACTCAGGTGACTGACCGCTGCTACCACACCTATTACTCTGTCCCCTTGGACTGCAACCCACAGGCAGCAGTCTGAAAtataggagacaggaagagaatggGAGATATCTGGCCTTTTTACAATTCATGTTGGCTAAAGCAGTTATTCCTAAATGATATTATCCTTATCGCACCGGGCCTGCTGAACATGCTCAGTTAATaggctacatactgtacattcccATTTCTTTGCATCCTGTTCTACAACAATTTAAAATTTAAACCAACCTCCAACGTGCACTTCTCACTTGTATTCACCTTTTCAACATAGTGTCTCACTCTTACCTGGTGTGTTCATATAACATCCCTCGATGTCTCCCATGTCAGTGCGTTTAGCAATCTCCAGGTAACCTAGGGCGATTTGCCTGCTGTAGTAGTACCTCGCGCACAGGACAGCGATAGGCACCAGTGCCGTCAAGCACCAAGATTTTGTTGCAATAAGACACACAACTGGAAGGGAAACCATTAACAACTTAAATTACAACATGAAaaatgtatatactgtaatttGTCATAATATCACTGGACTCAAACTGCCTAATACGAAATGCCATTGCTTTTCTTTCAAGACTTCTTTCACTATCATGCCCAAAGGAATAACATTTGGCATAACATATCGGAAAGTCTAAGCATCCATATTATCCTTGAATTTTTAGAGTACGCCTAGTCTGTATGAAGAAGGGCAATAAAGAATAAACTAACCCAGGCAGTGTAAATAACTAAATGCAAAATTTAAAAGTTTTAAGGTTTGCGATCGGACCGACTGTGTGGTGACAAGGTGTCCTCGTCCATGTCTGTCAAAAAAGACAACGCGTGTCGTTTTCTTAATGAACCAACAAATAATATTCTATGGTTTGTTTTACAAGCCCTTATGGCCTTTTCAAAATGTTAAGATTTATTTTGGAACCAAAAACAAACTGTCCAGACAAACTGGCCTACACGGGccagaaaaaataataatcttgATTTCACTTACGTGTCATAATGACATACAAGGACATACTTTCAGGATGATATTTTAAAGCTCTAAATGCAGTGTCCGGAATCATCTCATGCAGTCCGTCTTGAAAAATGCGCAGGACCTCTGGGTTATCTGAGTGTTCGAATTGACGCACAATAATGGCGTTTTTGTCGCCAACAACTTTCCTCTGTTCTCGTCTATGTATAAGGTTTTTCATATTGACAGATGTTGGACTGTGATCAGTAGCCTACAACCTTTACCTGTTAGTTCTTAACCCTTAAGCAAGGACAACCTACAACAATTAGTTTGTCACGCGCTTCCCAAATTCATTTGAAAGTTGTGTAAGGCTGGctgtcaccctgcccctcc from Osmerus mordax isolate fOsmMor3 chromosome 14, fOsmMor3.pri, whole genome shotgun sequence harbors:
- the LOC136957028 gene encoding N-acetylaspartate synthetase-like; translated protein: MKNLIHRREQRKVVGDKNAIIVRQFEHSDNPEVLRIFQDGLHEMIPDTAFRALKYHPESMSLYVIMTLVCLIATKSWCLTALVPIAVLCARYYYSRQIALGYLEIAKRTDMGDIEGCYMNTPDCCLWVAVQGDRVIGVVAAVSHLSGDGAVELKRMAVDRSCRRRGVGELLGQKVLEFASARGNPSVVLGTTSYSPAAHKLYQKLGFRCNGVTNGYTVPGARRLVLEWVFYWVRHHHYHLDMPKAKTNTHGQH